The genomic window AACGGACCACCGTACTTATATACTGGGTCGGTTTTACTACTCGCCCAATTATTAAAACTTCCCGCCAGCCATACTTCCATAACCTTTTCACCAATTCTGAGACACTTCTCGATACTTTCGTTATCGATATTGAATTTCACCTGCCGGCAGTTGCCGTCTATTCCCACAAATTCGTACGGCGGCAAATCGCGGTATTTCACCGTGTTCAGAATTGCCCCGCAACCCGATAAGATAAGTATTGCGATAAAGAGAATTATCAATTTCATACTGCCTCCTTTTAAAAGGCGGAATCGTTCTCTATTAGAAATTTTCAATGCATCAGGGTAAATTATAACACAAAGCGGGGGGAAGGGGAATATTTCGGAAATCTCGATATACCCTTCGACTTCGCTCAGGGTACGATATTTCCGATAGTATCACGGTCATCGAGCCTGTCTTCCACGTATGCGGGAGGCGAAGTCGAGATGACAAGTGTCAACCCCTGCCTGCATCACGGGCGCTCTCCTGATACAGATATTTACATTGATATCGGAATTAGCCCGCGCAGCGGTTATTCGATCCTGTTTTCCTTCTCGTCGAACGACTCGCAGGATGCGAGAAGTCCCGCGGCGATAGCTTGTCTTCCGCGTATGCGGGAGAGGATGTCGATGAGCGGGGCACTATTCATTCTATTCTATTCTCTTTTTCATCAAATAAGTGCGTATTCTCCGGGATGAGTCCCAATGCAACATCGCGGCTCTTCGGCGCGTCGGTAGTCTTCACCACAATCTGCGTGCCGTTGGAGAGGAACACGTACAGCAGGCTCTCGACCCCGATATGCTCGATCACCTCGATCTTCACGTCGAAGTTGCCCTGCCCGGACGGGAGTATCGCGAAATGCTCGGGACGCACGCCGACAGTGAACTTCGTCCCGCCGCGCGCCTTCATTTTCGACGCGATCGCGCCGGGGAGTTTGACCGTGATCGCGGGGGAGTGCAGGACGTCCTGCCCGTTCTCGGAGCGGAGTTCGCCGGTGAACATGTTCATCGACGGGGAGCCGATAAACCGCGCGACAAATACGTTAACCGGGCGCTCGAACACTTCCATCGGGTTGCCGAGCTGCTGGATATATCCGCCGTTGAGGATGGCGATACGGTCTCCGAGGGTCATCGCCTCGAGCTGGTCGTGCGTGACATAGATGGTGGTGACGCCGAGTTTCTGCTGGAGCGCCTTGAGCTGCGCGCGCATATCCATACGGAGCTGGGCGTCGAGGTTCGATAACGGTTCGTCCATCAGGAATATTTTCGGGTTACGGACTATCGCGCGCCCTATCGCGACACGCTGGCGCTGTCCGCCGGAGAGTTCCGCGGGCTTGCGGTCGAGGAGTTTATCGATCTGGAGGAGTTTCGCCGCGTCGAGCGCGAGCTTCTTCATCTCTTCCTTCGACGGGCGGGGCTTGCGGTTCGTGAGCGGGAACGTCAGGTTCTCTTCTATAGTCATGTGCGGATAGAGGGCGTAACTCTGGAACACCATCGCGATATCGCGTTCGAACGGGGCGAGCAGGATACGTTCGTCGGGGCATGCCACCGTGCGTTCGCCGAATTTGATCTTCCCGCGCGACGGTTTCTCGAGGCCCGCTATCAGGTTCAGGAGCGTGCTTTTACCGCATCCCGACGGGCCGAGCAGTACGAAGAACTCCCCTTTATTGACGGTCAGGTCTATTTTCTCGAGCGCGGTCACTTTTCCCCGCAGGGTGACCCAGCTTTTTTCAAGGTCTTCGAGATGGATGCTTGTCGTTTCCATATGCCCTCTCTTTTCCGGTTACATGCTTATTTATTGGACAATCTTGTTGCTGAAATACAGGATGCTGATATCGTCCTGGAGCTTCCCGCTCAGGAGCATCGAATCGTTCGTGATACGGACGTAACGTACCTTCGCGAACAGGGTGAACGCGAACTCGGAGCCCGCCGCGAACGTCGCGCCGCGCAGTTCGGCCGGCGCGGCTATGATAATAATACCGTTGCCGGGCGCGTCGATATTCACGAGACTCCCCGCGGGAATCGTGCAGTTATACAGGTCGGTTGCCTTCGCGATAATCCCCTCGTACGGGCGCCCGCTCTCGCTCAGCATCACCTTCGTCCCGCCCTTGTATACCAGCCCCTTCACTTCCGCGTCTTCCGGCAGTATCAGGTAATCCGCCATAGTCGCGGGAACTTCCTTTTCTTTATCATATTCCTTCACTATCTTTTTATAGTTCGTGATACTGATATACGTGCCCGCCGGAACAATAAGATTGGATGCGATTTCAAGGGGTACGTTTGCCTTGATGCCGTTAACCTTCCCCTTGTCGTCGAAACTCAGAAGCCCGCCCGCAGGAATTTTAAGCCAGTAAACATTATTTTCATTCGATAGGGTAACGTAGTTAATTTTACCGTTCTCGTTCAGTTCGACAATATCGCCCTTATTAAGCATTAAGCCGCGCACATTCGTATCCGCGCCGAGCGTCCCCGACTTCAGTTTGCCGTCCTTATAGAAATCGGCCATCGTCCCGCCCTTCAGCGTAAACCCCTGAACTAAGGTATCTTTGTCCATCATCTTCGGCCCGCTCTGTCCGCATGAAATCAGCGCGGCCAGCACAATCAAACTAATTGCGAAATTCCTCATTCCAAAACCCCTTCAATATTTATTAACCCTTCACCGATCCCGCCGCGAGGCCCTGCACGATATACCGTTGGAATATGAGAGTTAGGATAATGAGCGGCAGAGACGCGATAAACGACGCCGCCATCACCATCCCCCACGACGTCTCGCCGTAGAGTCCGGAGAACGACGCGATCCCGACAGGTATAGTCTGCGCGGCCGGCGAACTGGTCAGCATGACCGCGAACAGGAACTCGTTGAAACACCCGATAAACACGAGCAGGAACGACGAGAAGATGCCGGGAAGCGCGATCGGAAGGATAACCTTCACGAGGGTCTTTGTCCGGCTCGCCCCGTCCACCAGCGCGGCCTTATCGAGCTCGAGCGGTATCTGGGTGAAATAGCTCATATTGATCCATAACGCCAGCGGGACTGTCCACGCGATATACGGGAGTATCAGCGCGATATGGGTGTTGATTAAATGCAATTTACCGAAAAGGTCGGCAAGATAGCCGACGATACTGATCTGCGGGAACATCGACATCGCCAGTATAAAGAGCGGTATGGCGATACGCCCGGGAAACCGCATCCGCGATACGGCGTATCCCGCGAAGCTCGCGAAGAGCGACACGACCACCGATACGGCTATCGCGATAATCAGGCTGTTCCCGAAGTAGGACATGAACTGGCTCTGGGTGAATATGCCGACATAGTTTTCCAATGTGAACTGAAACCCGCCTTCGACCAGAAAACGGTGCGTGGTCGAGAACGAGACCGCCATCATCCATAGGAACGGACTGATCGCGAACGCCAGAAGGAACAATCCCCCGGCATATATCAATATTTTTTTTAGTATTTCTTCCCGCATTTTCCCCCCGTCACGCCTTGATCGATTTGCCGAACTTACCGAATTTTATATACAGCAGGGTGATAAGAAACGACAGAATGAACGTCAGCACCGAGACCGTCGAGCCCTTACCGAGGTCGACCGTATAATTTATGAAGCCGAGATAGGACAATGTTTCCGTGCCCCATTTCCCGCTCGTCAGCACGTAGATAATATCGAACACCCGGATACAGTCGATCGTGCGGAAAATCAGCGCGATAGTCAGCACCGGCATGATAAGCGGCAGGGTAATCTTCATGAACTGCCGGAACATCTTCGCCCCGTCGATCTGCCCCTGTTTATAGAGGTCCTGCGGTATCGCCTGGAGTCCCGCGAGAAGGATAATCACCACGAACGGGGTAGTCTTCCATATTTCGGCGACCACCAGCGCCCAGAACGCGGACTGGAAATCCCCGAGGGTGATTACCGAGGGGTTTGCGCCGAATGTCACCATCAGCCACTTGATAAACCCGAACGACGAGTTGTATATCTGTTTCCACATGACTGCCGACACCACAGTGGGTATCGCCCACGGTATCAGGATCACCGTGCGGAGTATGCCGCGCCCCTTGAAACTTTCGTTCAGGATGAGCGCGAACATGAGGCCGATAAACGACTCGATAATGACGGTCGTAAAGGTGAACATCATAGTGAATTTTACGGATTCCCAGAAACGCGGGGCGTACTGCGGGTCGAACAGGAACTGCCCGTAATTGCCGAATCCCACGAATGTGGATTGCCCCCCGCCTACATCCAGCACCTTGAAGAAGCTGTTATAGATCGTCCCGATTACGGGGAACAGGATAAATAGAACAATGACAAGTAGAACGGGAAGCAGGAACAGGTATGCGTTCCTGACTTCCCGGTTATCGTATTGGCTGAATAGTTTATTTAGCCCCATATTCCTCAATTACCTTTATAATTTTTTCCTCAGCGGCGTCAAGAGCGGCCTTGGGGTCTTTTTTCCCGGAAATCGCCTCGTTTATCTCGGTCTGCAGAATGTCGGAAATAATCGTGTAGTACGGCAGACTCGGGCGCGGAACCGCGTTAATAAACACCTCGCGGAGTATCGGGAGGTTCGGGTTCTTCGCGATTACTTCGGCGTCTTTATAGACATCGACACGGCCGGGGTTCCATCCGAGTTCCATCGCGAGATTCTTCTGTACCTCGAACGACGTAACGAACTGCACGAACTGAGCCGCTTCCTTCTTCATATCGGAATACTTTGAAATCGCGATATGCC from Brevinematales bacterium includes these protein-coding regions:
- a CDS encoding ABC transporter ATP-binding protein encodes the protein METTSIHLEDLEKSWVTLRGKVTALEKIDLTVNKGEFFVLLGPSGCGKSTLLNLIAGLEKPSRGKIKFGERTVACPDERILLAPFERDIAMVFQSYALYPHMTIEENLTFPLTNRKPRPSKEEMKKLALDAAKLLQIDKLLDRKPAELSGGQRQRVAIGRAIVRNPKIFLMDEPLSNLDAQLRMDMRAQLKALQQKLGVTTIYVTHDQLEAMTLGDRIAILNGGYIQQLGNPMEVFERPVNVFVARFIGSPSMNMFTGELRSENGQDVLHSPAITVKLPGAIASKMKARGGTKFTVGVRPEHFAILPSGQGNFDVKIEVIEHIGVESLLYVFLSNGTQIVVKTTDAPKSRDVALGLIPENTHLFDEKENRIE
- a CDS encoding carbohydrate ABC transporter permease produces the protein MREEILKKILIYAGGLFLLAFAISPFLWMMAVSFSTTHRFLVEGGFQFTLENYVGIFTQSQFMSYFGNSLIIAIAVSVVVSLFASFAGYAVSRMRFPGRIAIPLFILAMSMFPQISIVGYLADLFGKLHLINTHIALILPYIAWTVPLALWINMSYFTQIPLELDKAALVDGASRTKTLVKVILPIALPGIFSSFLLVFIGCFNEFLFAVMLTSSPAAQTIPVGIASFSGLYGETSWGMVMAASFIASLPLIILTLIFQRYIVQGLAAGSVKG
- a CDS encoding sugar ABC transporter permease, translated to MGLNKLFSQYDNREVRNAYLFLLPVLLVIVLFILFPVIGTIYNSFFKVLDVGGGQSTFVGFGNYGQFLFDPQYAPRFWESVKFTMMFTFTTVIIESFIGLMFALILNESFKGRGILRTVILIPWAIPTVVSAVMWKQIYNSSFGFIKWLMVTFGANPSVITLGDFQSAFWALVVAEIWKTTPFVVIILLAGLQAIPQDLYKQGQIDGAKMFRQFMKITLPLIMPVLTIALIFRTIDCIRVFDIIYVLTSGKWGTETLSYLGFINYTVDLGKGSTVSVLTFILSFLITLLYIKFGKFGKSIKA
- a CDS encoding extracellular solute-binding protein, yielding PQGKPIVNSAANIMALQFMTDLIHKYKVSPASVYTEMNEEGVREYFQAGNAMFERNWPYAWGKHSADDSPVKGKVGIAPLPGFEPGKGASTLGGWHIAISKYSDMKKEAAQFVQFVTSFEVQKNLAMELGWNPGRVDVYKDAEVIAKNPNLPILREVFINAVPRPSLPYYTIISDILQTEINEAISGKKDPKAALDAAEEKIIKVIEEYGAK